CAGCTGGCGGCGGCTGGCGCCCAGCGACAGCGCGGCCTGCTGGCGGATGTGGTGCACGCTGGCCACGCCGTGGCTGGTGGCGATCAGCACCGGGGCGAGTATTGCCAGGAAGATCAGCAGCACCTTGGAGGTTTCGCCAATGCCGAACCAGATCACGATCAGCGGCAGGTAGGCCAGCGGCGGCAGCGGGCGGTAGAACTCGATCAGCGGGTCCAGCCAGTGGCGCAGCAGCGGAAAGGCGCCGATCAGGATGCCCAGCGGCACCCCCACCGCCACCGCGGCCAGCAGCGCCAGCAGCATGCGCTGCAGGCTGGCGGCCAGGTGCTGCTGCAGCGTGGCGTCCATATAGCCCTGGGTGACCAGGGTGTGGAACTTGGCGGCCACCGCGGCCGGCGAGGGCAGGAACAGCGCCGGCAGCAGGCCACTGGCGGACAGCGCCCACCAGCCCAGCAGCAGGCTGGCGATGCTCAGCGCGCTCCATTGCCAGGCGGCCAGCGGGCGCCGTGGGCTGCTGCTGGCCGGCACCGGCGTGGCGGCTGCCGGCAGGGTGTGTTCACTGGGCTGGCTCATGCGGCCTCCTGTTGCTGGGCGCGGGTCAGGCTGGCAAGCAGCGTCTCGCGCAGGGTGATGAACTCGGGGTCGGACTTGATGGCGCGCACGCTCTCGCCGGCCAGGAAGCGCTGGCTGAAGGTTGGCCGCAGGTACTGCACGATGCGGCCCGGGCCCGGCGACATCAGCACCAGGCTGCTGGCCAGGAACAGCGCTTCTTCGATGTCATGGGTGATCAGGAAGATGCCGCGTCGCGACTGCCGCCACACTTGCAGCAGCAACTGCTGCATCTGCTCGCGGGTGAAGGCGTCCAGCGCGCCGAACGGCTCGTCCATCAGCAGCAGGCGCGATCGGCTGGCCAGCGCGCGGGCTATGCCCACCCGCTGGCGCATGCCGCCGGACAGCTGCCACACCCGCTTGCCGGCGGCGGCGCTCAGCCCCACCTGTTGCAGGGTGTCGGCCACGATGGCGGCGCGCTCGGCGGCCGGCACGCCCTGCAGCTTCAGGCCGAAGGCCACGTTGCCGGCCACGTCCAGCCACGGCAGCAGGCCGTCCTGCTGGAACACCACCGCGCGCTCGGCGCCGGGGCCGGTTATCGGCTGGCCGTCGAAGCGCACGCTGCCCTGGCTGGGCGGCGTGAAGCCGGCCAGCACGTTCAGCAACGTGCTCTTGCCGCAGCCGGACGGCCCCAGCGCCACCAGCAGCTCGTCCTCCGACAGCCCCAGCGACACCTGCTGCAGCGCGGGCTGCGCCTGGCCGGGGTAGTGCACGCCGAGCTGGTCTACTTGCAGCAGGCTCATATCAGTTCAGTGCCGCCTGCACGAAACGGTTGGTCACATAGGGGCTGTAGTCGGCCTGCAGGCTGTCCACCTTGCCCTGCGACTTCAGAAACGCCGAGGTATCGCTCACCGCCTTCACGAACGGCTTCTGCAGCAGTGCGCTCTGCTCCTGCAGCGATGGGTAGCGGTTGCCCGGCAGCAGGGCGGTGACTTCCTCCGGCTTGCTGCCGGTGAGACGGGCGATCTTGTCCACGTTGGCCGCATCGGCGGCAAAGCCTTTCGGGTTCTGGTTGTAGCGCTCGAACACCTTGCCGGTGACCTTCACGAACTGCTTGAGGAAGTCCGGGTTCTTCTGCGCAAAGTCCTGGCGCACGATCCACAGGTCGTAGGTGGGCGCGCCCCACTTGCTGACCTCGGCCGAGCTGGTCAGCACCTTGCCGCTGGCCTTCACCTTGCCCAGCGCCGGCTCCCACACATAGGCGCCGTCGATGTCGCCACGCTGCCAGGCGGCGGCAATCTCGCTGGGGCGCAGGTTGAGAATGGTCACCTTGCCGGCATCCACCTGCCAGTGCTTGAGCGCCGCCAGCAGGCTGTAGTGGGTGGTGGACACATAGGGCACGGCGATCTTCTTGCCCGCCAGGTCGGCCGGCTTGCTGATGCCGCTGCCATTGCGCACCACCAGCGCCTCGGACTCGCCGATGATGCCGGTAACCAGGAAGGTCTGGATCGGCAGGCCGCGGCTGGCGGCGGCGGCCAGCGGGCTGGAGCCGATATTGCCGATCGGCACGTCGCCGGAGGCCACCGCGGCAATCACTTCGGCGCCGCTTTCGAACTTGCGCCAGTTGATCTTCTTGCCGGTGGCTTTTTCGTAATCGCCGTCGGCCTGCGCCACCTTGGACGGGTCTACACCGGTCTGGAAGGCGATGGTCACGCCGTCGTCGGCGTGGGCGGTGCCGGCGGCCAGCGCCAGAGAAACGAACAGGGAAAGCAGTTGCGGTCGGGTCATGATGCTCATCCTCAAAGGGCATTTGTGATGAGCCATTTAAAAAGCAAACCCGGTACGGCGTGAAATAAGCAATTGGCAAAAACAAATCGGCGGCGGCGGATTTCGATAGCAGAAAAACTGCTGATGCCGTGATGCCTGCGGCGCCAGGGTTGGCCGCATGAACGCAGCGGCCGCCGCACGCGACACGGGTGCTGGCGGCCTGCTGGTGGGGGGGCGCCGCAGCTGTGGCTACAGCTGGGTAATGTCCTTGCTCACCCGCTTCAGGTGCTGCTCGACATAGAAGGCGGCGGCGGTTTCATCGCCATTGACGATGGCTTCGTAGATCAGCCGGTGTTCGGCGACATACAGCTCGATACGGGCGGCATCGTAGATGCCGTCATCGCGCAGCCGCTGCCACAGCGGCTGTTCCATGTTTTGTGCAATCTGGTCTGCAATTCTTACCAGTAGGCTGTCGCCGGTCATGGCCGCCAGTTCGCGGTGGAACAGCCGGTCGGATTCCGTCCACAGCTGCTGCTGCTGCGGGTCATCGATGTCCTTCACCTGTGCCATGGCGTTCAACAGCCGCTCCGCCTCCGGGCTGCGCTGCGCCTTGCGCGCGGCCATGCGGGCAATGGAGGGCTCCAGCAGCAGCCGTACTTCCAGCGTGGCCATCGGGCTGTCGTCGGTGGCGCTGGCGGCGTGCGTGCCGGCTGGCTGCTGGCTGGGCAGTTCGCGGCAGACATAGGTGCCGGAGCCGCGCAGGGTGACCACCAGCTGTTCGTTCTGCAGCGCGCCGATGGCCTCGCGTACCGCGGGGCGGCTGACGCCGAAGCGGTTGGCCAGCTCGCGTTCCGATGGCAGCCGCGAGGCAGGCGCAAACTCGCCGCTGTAGATGCGCATGCGAATCTGGTCGGCAACCTGTTCGTAGACCAGCTGGGCGCGAAAAGGGGCGGCGTGTTCTTCTGGCATGGCGTGGTTCCGGGCGGTGGCTGTGGTGGAATTGGTCACATTGTCGGCAGAAACTGGCTAATTATCAAAACCAGTTTGTGTCTTTTGTAGTGTTGCTGGTAATAATCGTAGCCAGTTTTGCTGGCACTGGTAAGTATACCAGACCGCTACTGCCGCCATGCGGCCAAGCCTGCTGCCAGCATTTGTTTCTGCCCGGAGGAATTTCCCATGTCGAACCTGAGCGTGCTGACGGCTGCCCAGACTGCCGAACTGCTGCCCTATGTTGCCCTGTGCGAGGAGGTGGCGCAGGCGGCGCTGGATTGCCGCGCCGGCCTGATTCACAGCCCGGAACGGCAGGTGCTGCCACTGCCGGGCGATGCCGTGCTGCTGTCCATGCCGGCCACGGCTGCCGATATCGCCATCCACAAGCTGGTCAACGTCTGCCCGGGCAATCAGCACCATGGCTTGCCGACCATTGTCGGCATGGTCAGCGTCTACGACGCGGCCACCGGCGTGCCCAGGGTGCTGCTGGATGGCCCCACCGTGACCGCCCGCCGCACGGCAGCGGTTTCGCTGCTGGCGTTGCGCCGCCTGCTGGCCGAAGCGCCGCGCCACGTGGCGGTAATCGGTTGCGGCACCCAGGCAGCGGCGCACCTGGGGGCGCTGGCTGACACCTATCCCGGCCTGCGGGTGGATGTGCATGGCCGCTCGGCAGCGCAGGTGCAGGACTTCATCGCCGCCCACCGCCAGCTTGAGCTGTCGCTGCAGCCGGGCGGCGCACAGGTGGCGGAGGCGGCCACGGCCGTGCTGGCACTCACCACCAGCAAGGTGCCGGTGTATGAGCTGCCGGCGCGCAAGGAGCGCCTGTTGATCGGGGTGGGCGCGTTCAAGCCGGACATGGCCGAGTACGGCGCGGTGCCGATTCACGGCAGCCGGATCTATATCGACGACCCGCTGGGCGCCCGCCACGAAGCCGGCGACCTGATCCAGGCCGGCATCGACTGGCAAGCGGTGCACTCGCTGGCCGATGCGCTGCAGGACAGCATCGACTTCGACCAGCCGCGCCTGTTCAAGAGCGTGGGCACGGCGGCCTGGGATCTTGCCGCCGCCCGCTGCGCGCTGCGCATGCAGAACGCCGCACGCTGAGCCGGACCCGTTGCCGCTGCCCGTGGCCCGGGCGGCAGCCTGTAGCTGCCGGCGCTGGCGCCGGCAACCCCGAGCATGACCCGTCGTAGCCCCCCACCCCGAAGGATGTCTGCAATGAAAAAAATCGCTGTCTGTACCCTTGTCGCCCTGGCCTGCCAGGCCGCCGTTGCGGCCAACGTGGTCAAGCTTGGCTTTATCGGCCCCTTGACCGGCCCCGATGCCCACTGGGGCAAGGACAACCAGAACTGTGCCCAGCTGGCCATCGATAGCCTCAACAGCAAGGGGGTGCGGATCAATGGCGAGCCGGTCACCTTCGAGCTGGTGTCGCAGGACGATCAGGAAGACCCCAAGCAGTCCACCCTGGCGGCGCAGCGGCTGGTGGATGCCGGCGTGAAGGCGGTGATCGGGCCGTTTACCTCCGGCACCACCATTCCGGCATCGCGCATCGTCAACCAGGCCGGCATTCCGCAGTTTTCGGTGGCGGTGAACTCGACCTATACCAGCCAGGGCTACCAGAACGCTTTCCGGCTCAGCGCGGTGGATACCCGCATGGGCCCGGCCATGGCGCAGTACGCGCTGCACGAATTGAAAGCCCGGCGCATTGCCATGGTGGATGACCGCACCGCCTACAGCCAGGGCCTGGCGGACAAGTTCGAGGCCGAAATCAAGCGCCTGGGCGGCCAGGTGGTGCGTCGCGACTTCACCACGCCGGGGCAGAACAATATGGCCCCCATCGTGACATCGCTGAAGGCAGCCAAGCCCGACCTGGTGTTCGTGGCACTGTCGGACAACCAGGCGGCGCCGTTTGCGCTGCAGATGAAACAGATCGGGCTGAGCACCAGGGTGCTCAGTGGCGACATGATCCAGACCGAAGACTTCATCAAGCTGTCCGGCAGCAATGGCGAGGGCTTCATGGCCGCGGTGGCCGGCAATGTGCTGGACAGCCGGCAGCAGGGCAAGGAATTCATCCGCCAGTACCAGCAGAAGTACGGCAAGCTGCCGCTGGCCTATGGCCCGCAGCATTACGATGCGGTGATGCTGACGGCGCTGGCGATGCAGCAGGCCAAGACCACCGATGGCGGCCGGGTGGCCGCGGCGCTCAAGACGCTCAGTTTCGAGGGGGCGAATGCCAGCTACCGTTTCGATGCCAAGGGCGATCTGCAGAAGGCGCCGATTACCGTCTACCAGGTAAAACAGGCCAAGTGGGTGCCGATCAAGATCACCAACTGAGCGGAGGCGCCAACAGGCCGTTTGCGCCGCGGGTGAGGTATTTCCCCTGATCTGTCGCCCGGCGGCAGCCGGCCTGTGCCCGGAATCAAGCCCTTGCGCCTGGCGCAGGGGCTTTGTGTTGTCGGCAGCCCGGCGTTGATAAGCTCAGCAGATTTGCTTGTTTCACGCCGCAAGGTTGGCCGCATACAGTGGGCGATCTCCATTCTCTGATGGGTGTCTGCATTGACCGGGCCATGTGCCCGGTCTTTTTTTTGCGCAGCGGTGCGCTACCAGGGCGCCAGCTGCGGCAGGATGGCCTCGGCACGCTGGCGGCAGACCTGGTAATCGGCGGCGTCCAGCACGCTGAAATCGGCGATGTGCAGCCGGCGCAGCAAGGGCTGCAGTAGCGGATCGCGCACGCAGGTCGCCAGCGCCTGGCGCAGCAGGGTAACCACGGCGGGCGGGGTGTCGCGGGCGGTGACCAGCGGCAGGCCGGGCGCGCTGGCGGTGTGGCCGATGCAGCGCAGCTGCGCGAACACTTCCGGCTCCTGCTGCTGCAACAGGTGCACGCTGATGCAGTCCAGCGCGGCGATGTCGGCCTCGCCGGCGGCCAGTTGCCGTGCCGACAGGCGGTGGGCGCCGCTGAAGGTCACGCTGGAAAAGAAGCGGCCATCCTGAGCCAGCGGCGCCACCAGCTCGCGCAGCGAATGGCAGCCGGATTGCGAGTGGGGCTCGTTGCACACCGCGCGGGCGTGGCGGAAGTCGGCCAACTGCTGGCGCGGGTCATCGCGGCGCACCGTCAGCCGGCTGCTGTACTGGTAGCCGCTGCAGCCGGGTAGCGCGTAGTGGAAGGCGCCCAGCACCTGTACGTGTTCGGCCAGCAGCGTGGCAGCCGGGTAGCCGCAGGTCTGGCTCAGCAGCAGCTCGGGGCTGCGCCAGTGAGCCAGGTAGTCTTGCGGCCAACCCAGTTCGGTGGGCAGGCCAGCCAGGCCGCCCGCCGTCAGCCGCCGGCGCAGCGCGTTCCAGAACTCGGCCAGCAATGACTCGTGCGGGTACATCGGCAGGCTGCACAGCATGGGTTTCCTTTCAGTGTGGCGGGTTGGCCTGGGCGTGCGGCGCGATGGCCGCCGCAAGCCAGTCGAACAGCTGGTCGGCGGCGATGGCCAGCAGCGCCACCAGCAGCGCGCCCTGGATCACGTAGGCGGTGTTGAAGCCGCTGAGGCCGACGATGATGGGCAGGCCCAGCGTCTTGGCGCCCACGGTGGAGGCGATGGCGGCGGTGCCGATATTGATCACCACTGAGGTGCGCACCCCGGCCAGGATCACCGGCATGGCCAGCGGCAGCTCCACCCGCCACAGTATCTGCCGTGG
This Vogesella sp. LIG4 DNA region includes the following protein-coding sequences:
- the tauC gene encoding taurine ABC transporter permease TauC — protein: MSQPSEHTLPAAATPVPASSSPRRPLAAWQWSALSIASLLLGWWALSASGLLPALFLPSPAAVAAKFHTLVTQGYMDATLQQHLAASLQRMLLALLAAVAVGVPLGILIGAFPLLRHWLDPLIEFYRPLPPLAYLPLIVIWFGIGETSKVLLIFLAILAPVLIATSHGVASVHHIRQQAALSLGASRRQLLWHVMLPGALPDILTGIRIGLGAGWSTLVAAELVAATRGLGFMVQSAAQFLGTDIVLLGIIVIALVAFSLELALRRLQRVLTPWHGKAL
- the tauA gene encoding taurine ABC transporter substrate-binding protein, with translation MTRPQLLSLFVSLALAAGTAHADDGVTIAFQTGVDPSKVAQADGDYEKATGKKINWRKFESGAEVIAAVASGDVPIGNIGSSPLAAAASRGLPIQTFLVTGIIGESEALVVRNGSGISKPADLAGKKIAVPYVSTTHYSLLAALKHWQVDAGKVTILNLRPSEIAAAWQRGDIDGAYVWEPALGKVKASGKVLTSSAEVSKWGAPTYDLWIVRQDFAQKNPDFLKQFVKVTGKVFERYNQNPKGFAADAANVDKIARLTGSKPEEVTALLPGNRYPSLQEQSALLQKPFVKAVSDTSAFLKSQGKVDSLQADYSPYVTNRFVQAALN
- a CDS encoding FadR/GntR family transcriptional regulator; protein product: MPEEHAAPFRAQLVYEQVADQIRMRIYSGEFAPASRLPSERELANRFGVSRPAVREAIGALQNEQLVVTLRGSGTYVCRELPSQQPAGTHAASATDDSPMATLEVRLLLEPSIARMAARKAQRSPEAERLLNAMAQVKDIDDPQQQQLWTESDRLFHRELAAMTGDSLLVRIADQIAQNMEQPLWQRLRDDGIYDAARIELYVAEHRLIYEAIVNGDETAAAFYVEQHLKRVSKDITQL
- a CDS encoding phosphate/phosphite/phosphonate ABC transporter substrate-binding protein, whose protein sequence is MLCSLPMYPHESLLAEFWNALRRRLTAGGLAGLPTELGWPQDYLAHWRSPELLLSQTCGYPAATLLAEHVQVLGAFHYALPGCSGYQYSSRLTVRRDDPRQQLADFRHARAVCNEPHSQSGCHSLRELVAPLAQDGRFFSSVTFSGAHRLSARQLAAGEADIAALDCISVHLLQQQEPEVFAQLRCIGHTASAPGLPLVTARDTPPAVVTLLRQALATCVRDPLLQPLLRRLHIADFSVLDAADYQVCRQRAEAILPQLAPW
- a CDS encoding branched-chain amino acid ABC transporter substrate-binding protein; amino-acid sequence: MKKIAVCTLVALACQAAVAANVVKLGFIGPLTGPDAHWGKDNQNCAQLAIDSLNSKGVRINGEPVTFELVSQDDQEDPKQSTLAAQRLVDAGVKAVIGPFTSGTTIPASRIVNQAGIPQFSVAVNSTYTSQGYQNAFRLSAVDTRMGPAMAQYALHELKARRIAMVDDRTAYSQGLADKFEAEIKRLGGQVVRRDFTTPGQNNMAPIVTSLKAAKPDLVFVALSDNQAAPFALQMKQIGLSTRVLSGDMIQTEDFIKLSGSNGEGFMAAVAGNVLDSRQQGKEFIRQYQQKYGKLPLAYGPQHYDAVMLTALAMQQAKTTDGGRVAAALKTLSFEGANASYRFDAKGDLQKAPITVYQVKQAKWVPIKITN
- the lhpI gene encoding bifunctional Delta(1)-pyrroline-2-carboxylate/Delta(1)-piperideine-2-carboxylate reductase is translated as MSNLSVLTAAQTAELLPYVALCEEVAQAALDCRAGLIHSPERQVLPLPGDAVLLSMPATAADIAIHKLVNVCPGNQHHGLPTIVGMVSVYDAATGVPRVLLDGPTVTARRTAAVSLLALRRLLAEAPRHVAVIGCGTQAAAHLGALADTYPGLRVDVHGRSAAQVQDFIAAHRQLELSLQPGGAQVAEAATAVLALTTSKVPVYELPARKERLLIGVGAFKPDMAEYGAVPIHGSRIYIDDPLGARHEAGDLIQAGIDWQAVHSLADALQDSIDFDQPRLFKSVGTAAWDLAAARCALRMQNAAR
- the tauB gene encoding taurine ABC transporter ATP-binding subunit — its product is MSLLQVDQLGVHYPGQAQPALQQVSLGLSEDELLVALGPSGCGKSTLLNVLAGFTPPSQGSVRFDGQPITGPGAERAVVFQQDGLLPWLDVAGNVAFGLKLQGVPAAERAAIVADTLQQVGLSAAAGKRVWQLSGGMRQRVGIARALASRSRLLLMDEPFGALDAFTREQMQQLLLQVWRQSRRGIFLITHDIEEALFLASSLVLMSPGPGRIVQYLRPTFSQRFLAGESVRAIKSDPEFITLRETLLASLTRAQQQEAA